The proteins below are encoded in one region of Actinomycetota bacterium:
- a CDS encoding ABC transporter permease, with protein MSISAPDIELQAHPSAAGDEVASLKGEAWRRLRKNRLAVAGIVIIAVITLSAIFADVIATQPTDGFVAADARQGPSARHWFGTDQLGRDMFSRVVHGARFSLIVGFTVVGMILLVGLTVGGIAGYYGGVVDSIMSRLIDVFLAFPYLVGALILVTALGKSKFALVIALASLAWVTIARLFRGSVIAIRNSEFVDAARALGAGNARILFRHVFPNAVTPTLVYACALVGSVVISEAALTYLGAGLSEPEASWGLMIRNGQSYLTTEPYMVLFPGLALTLTVLGFVLLGDGLRDSLDPRLR; from the coding sequence GTGAGCATCTCCGCTCCGGATATTGAGCTCCAAGCTCACCCGTCGGCGGCCGGCGACGAGGTCGCGAGCCTCAAGGGTGAGGCGTGGCGCCGGTTGCGCAAGAACCGGCTGGCCGTCGCGGGAATCGTGATCATCGCGGTCATCACGCTGTCGGCGATCTTCGCCGATGTGATCGCTACTCAGCCGACCGACGGCTTCGTCGCCGCCGACGCGCGTCAGGGTCCGAGCGCACGCCACTGGTTCGGGACCGACCAGCTCGGCCGGGACATGTTCAGCCGCGTCGTCCACGGCGCGCGATTCTCGCTCATCGTCGGTTTCACCGTCGTCGGGATGATCCTGCTCGTCGGCCTTACGGTCGGCGGCATCGCCGGCTACTACGGGGGCGTCGTCGACTCGATCATGTCGCGTCTCATCGACGTGTTTCTCGCGTTCCCCTATCTGGTCGGTGCGCTGATCTTGGTCACGGCGTTGGGGAAGAGCAAGTTCGCCTTGGTGATCGCTTTAGCGTCTCTCGCGTGGGTAACGATCGCCCGGCTGTTTCGCGGGAGCGTCATTGCGATCAGGAACTCCGAGTTCGTCGACGCCGCTCGGGCGCTCGGAGCCGGGAACGCGAGGATCCTCTTCCGACACGTCTTTCCGAACGCCGTGACCCCTACCCTCGTTTATGCCTGTGCTCTGGTCGGCTCGGTGGTTATCAGTGAGGCGGCGCTCACGTACTTGGGCGCGGGCCTGTCGGAACCGGAAGCGTCCTGGGGGTTGATGATCCGGAACGGTCAGTCCTACCTCACCACCGAGCCGTACATGGTCCTGTTCCCGGGCTTGGCACTTACGCTGACCGTGCTCGGATTCGTGCTCCTGGGCGACGGGCTCCGGGACTCCCTCGACCCGCGCCTCCGGTAA
- a CDS encoding ABC transporter permease: MNRYIIRRLLQMIPVVIGTVILLYLAMYVLPGDPVQALVGERATSEEFRDAVIEKYGLNDPLPVRIGRYLNNLVHFDFGESSVTRQPVWEIIKEKVPVSFRLAIAGSFFLVVLGLSTGMISAVKKYSIADASVTLSAIILVSIPVFVLGVLLQIMALKTKGTLGLPITGLTTWKHYILPGFVVASVSMAYVARLQRTTLLETLETDYVRTARAKGLRERRVIVNHAWRNSIIPVVTYLGVDIGTLIGGAILTETVFNIPGLGRQLASSIQSKDNQVVLGISIFVVFVYLVANLIVDLLYAVIDPRIRYD, encoded by the coding sequence ATGAACCGCTACATCATCCGCAGGCTCCTGCAGATGATCCCGGTCGTCATCGGAACGGTCATCCTCCTCTACCTCGCCATGTACGTGCTCCCCGGGGATCCCGTGCAGGCCCTCGTCGGCGAGCGGGCCACCAGTGAAGAGTTCCGCGACGCCGTCATCGAGAAGTATGGGTTGAACGATCCGCTCCCGGTTCGGATCGGCCGCTACTTGAACAACCTGGTCCATTTCGACTTCGGCGAGTCCTCGGTCACCCGCCAGCCGGTCTGGGAGATCATCAAGGAGAAGGTGCCCGTGTCCTTCCGGCTGGCCATAGCCGGATCTTTCTTCCTGGTCGTGTTGGGCCTCAGCACCGGGATGATCTCGGCGGTGAAGAAATACTCGATTGCGGATGCGAGCGTCACGCTCAGCGCGATCATCCTGGTGAGCATCCCCGTATTCGTTCTCGGCGTGCTCCTTCAGATAATGGCCCTGAAGACCAAGGGCACCCTCGGGTTACCCATCACGGGTCTTACCACCTGGAAGCACTACATCTTGCCCGGATTCGTGGTTGCCTCGGTGTCCATGGCGTACGTCGCGCGCCTGCAGCGGACCACCCTGCTCGAGACGCTCGAGACGGATTACGTTCGAACCGCTCGCGCGAAAGGGCTGCGGGAACGACGAGTCATCGTCAATCACGCGTGGCGGAACTCGATCATCCCGGTCGTGACCTACCTGGGCGTCGACATCGGCACGCTCATCGGTGGCGCGATCCTCACCGAGACGGTGTTCAACATCCCAGGCCTCGGACGCCAGCTTGCTTCGTCGATCCAGTCGAAGGACAACCAGGTTGTGCTGGGCATTTCGATATTCGTGGTCTTCGTGTACCTGGTCGCGAACCTCATCGTCGACCTGTTATATGCGGTCATCGATCCCCGGATCCGGTACGACTAG